A single genomic interval of Ischnura elegans chromosome 3, ioIscEleg1.1, whole genome shotgun sequence harbors:
- the LOC124154942 gene encoding uncharacterized protein LOC124154942, with product MAVWERNAVEALISFYEEKRCLYEVSSPDYHLKQKRSSALQDIATNLLPFRPGTTSEEVKTKINGLRTQYMAEKNKLIRSKKSGAGVEEVVRPKLWCYNNLSFLERHTAPRKSVSNLDPVELNKETPIETQSGELSDVTAEEQHEIGTIPVPLLSEESTSASADHCNISSRSGSSRGVPTPKRRRTGEADITTFLSKASSALEQGTLRKNTKFEKFGLFVGQEIADISDEKKQKAAMQKIFDIVMKAKDDENES from the exons ATGGCCGTTTGGGAGAGGAACGCTGTGGAAGCCCTCATTAGTTTTTACGAGGAAAAAAGGTGTTTGTACGAAGTAAGCTCCCCAGATTACCACTTGAAGCAGAAGAGAAGTTCGGCGCTGCAAGACATAGCCACTAATTTGTTGCct TTTCGACCTGGTACCACATCGGAGGAAGTGAAAACGAAGATAAATGGCCTCCGCACACAATACATGgctgaaaaaaacaaattaatcagGTCGAAGAAGAGTGGAGCAGGAGTGGAAGAGGTTGTAAGGCCAAAATTGTGGTGCTACAACAATTTAAGTTTCCTTGAAAGGCATACGGCACCCAGGAAGAGCGTATCAAACTTGGATCCCGTGGAGCTTAACAAG GAAACGCCCATTGAAACACAATCAGGAGAGTTATCAGATGTCACGGCAGAAGAGCAGCATGAAATTGGTACCATCCCAGTCCCCTTACTCAGTGAAGAGTCCACCTCTGCCAGCGCTGACCACTGCAACATCTCCTCAAGAAGCGGGTCATCAAGAGGAGTACCGACCCCCAAGAGGAGAAGGACTGGGGAAGCAGACATAACTACCTTCCTCTCAAAGGCTTCGTCAGCCCTTGAGCAAGGGACACTgcggaaaaacacaaaatttgaaaaattcggCTTGTTTGTAGGGCAAGAAATTGCCGATATTAGTgacgaaaaaaaacagaaagctgcaatgcagaaaatttttgatataGTAATGAAAGCTAAAGATGATGAGAATGAAAGTTaa